Proteins encoded within one genomic window of Kibdelosporangium phytohabitans:
- a CDS encoding EamA family transporter, with protein sequence MTTKTKTLVANRARGTALVLAASAFFATSGPLAKPAMTAGLTPQQVVSVRISLAAVLLAVGVAVLRPRFLRVGKRDWRVIIGFGLLGVAGAQTMYFAAVSRLPVGIAMLLEFTAPLLVALWVRFVRKTILPAKAWAGTAVAVFGLAMVAQVWDGLRLDAIGVLAGVASAICAACYFLVGEHGLATMHPLTIATYGLLVGAVILCAVAPPWTLPVEVLAAPTPLGPVWTLLVAVAVLSTVVAYSVGMSALRLLPSNVVSVLSLAEPVIATTVAWALLDEQLSVIQIMGGIALLAGAFVVQRASHPLAGQELPPRPDDTSGLATGSLTTPGKT encoded by the coding sequence GTGACCACCAAAACGAAGACACTGGTTGCCAACCGCGCCCGCGGAACCGCCCTCGTGCTGGCCGCGTCGGCTTTCTTCGCCACTTCGGGACCGCTGGCGAAACCGGCGATGACTGCGGGGCTGACACCGCAGCAGGTGGTCAGCGTGCGGATCAGCCTGGCCGCGGTCCTCCTCGCCGTGGGCGTCGCCGTCCTGCGACCCAGGTTCCTGCGTGTCGGGAAACGGGACTGGCGGGTGATCATCGGCTTCGGTCTCCTCGGCGTCGCCGGGGCGCAGACCATGTACTTCGCCGCTGTGTCCCGGTTACCGGTCGGCATCGCCATGCTGCTGGAGTTCACGGCTCCGCTGCTGGTCGCCTTGTGGGTCCGGTTCGTCCGCAAGACGATCCTGCCCGCGAAGGCGTGGGCGGGGACCGCGGTCGCCGTGTTCGGGCTCGCGATGGTCGCGCAGGTCTGGGACGGCCTGCGGCTGGACGCGATCGGCGTGCTCGCCGGTGTCGCGTCCGCGATCTGCGCTGCCTGCTACTTCCTCGTCGGTGAACACGGCCTGGCGACGATGCACCCGCTGACGATCGCGACCTACGGCTTGCTCGTCGGTGCCGTCATCCTCTGCGCGGTCGCGCCACCGTGGACGTTGCCCGTTGAAGTCCTGGCCGCACCGACGCCGCTTGGTCCTGTGTGGACCCTGCTGGTCGCGGTCGCCGTGCTGTCGACGGTGGTCGCGTACTCGGTCGGGATGAGCGCCCTGCGGCTTCTGCCGTCCAATGTGGTCAGTGTGTTGTCACTGGCCGAACCGGTGATCGCCACGACCGTCGCGTGGGCGCTGCTGGACGAGCAGCTCAGTGTGATCCAGATCATGGGAGGTATCGCACTGCTCGCGGGAGCCTTCGTGGTCCAGCGTGCGTCTCACCCCTTGGCAGGACAGGAACTCCCTCCCAGGCCCGATGACACGAGCGGCCTCGCGACGGGAAGCTTGACCACGCCGGGGAAGACGTGA
- a CDS encoding ribonuclease J: protein MIDTSQNLPPRLAEGGLRVVALGGIGEVGRNMTVFEYDGRLLIVDCGVLFPEDQQPGVDLILPDFRAIEDRLEDIDGIVLTHGHEDHIGAVPFLLRLRADVPVIGSRFTLALLAAKCREHRQDPVLVEVTERERRSAGPFDLEFFAVNHSIPDALAVAIRTPAGLVLHTGDIKLDQLPLDGRLTDLGGFSQLGDEGVDLFLVDSTNAEVPGFVTPEREIGPVIDNVIARATQRVIVACFASHVHRVQQVLDVAVKHGRRVAFVGRSMVRNMGIAGELGLLNMPENLLIDLNDAMELPENEVLFVSTGSQGEPLSALSRMARGEHRQISIRPGDTVVLASSLIPGNETAVFGVVNGLARLGAHVVHQGNAKVHVSGHASAGELLFLYNAVRPSNVMPVHGEWRHLRANAALAIATGVAESQVVLAEDGVVVDLVDGIARIVGRVEVGHVYVDGLSVGDVGESTLSDRLILGEGGFISITVAVEASTGRAVTPPTISGRGFSDDPKALDAVVSLVEMELSRTEAEGITDTHRIAQIVRRVVGRWVAEKYRRRPMIVPTVIPV from the coding sequence GTGATCGATACCTCGCAGAACCTCCCGCCGCGGCTGGCCGAGGGCGGGCTCCGCGTGGTCGCTCTCGGCGGAATCGGCGAGGTCGGCCGCAACATGACGGTCTTCGAATACGACGGCAGGCTGCTGATCGTCGACTGTGGCGTGCTGTTCCCCGAGGACCAGCAGCCGGGCGTCGACCTGATCCTGCCGGACTTCCGCGCGATCGAGGACCGGCTCGAAGACATCGACGGGATCGTGCTCACGCACGGCCACGAGGACCACATCGGCGCGGTCCCGTTCCTGCTCAGGCTGCGCGCGGACGTGCCGGTGATCGGCTCGAGGTTCACGCTCGCGCTGCTGGCCGCCAAGTGCAGGGAACACCGCCAGGACCCGGTGCTCGTGGAGGTGACCGAGCGGGAGCGGCGCAGCGCGGGCCCGTTCGACCTTGAGTTCTTCGCGGTCAACCACTCCATTCCGGACGCGCTGGCGGTGGCGATCCGCACGCCCGCCGGCCTCGTGCTGCACACCGGTGACATCAAGCTCGACCAGCTCCCGCTGGACGGCAGGCTGACCGACCTCGGCGGGTTCTCGCAGCTCGGTGACGAGGGCGTCGACCTGTTCCTGGTGGACTCGACGAACGCCGAGGTCCCCGGGTTCGTCACGCCGGAGCGCGAGATCGGCCCGGTGATCGACAACGTCATCGCGCGGGCGACGCAACGCGTGATCGTGGCGTGTTTCGCCAGCCACGTGCACCGCGTGCAGCAGGTGCTGGACGTCGCGGTGAAGCACGGCAGGCGGGTGGCGTTCGTCGGCCGGTCCATGGTCCGCAACATGGGCATCGCCGGTGAGCTCGGGCTGCTGAACATGCCGGAGAACCTGCTCATCGACCTGAACGACGCGATGGAGCTGCCGGAGAACGAGGTGTTGTTCGTCTCGACCGGCAGCCAGGGCGAGCCGCTGTCGGCGCTGTCCAGGATGGCCCGCGGCGAGCACAGGCAGATCTCGATCCGTCCGGGTGACACGGTCGTGCTGGCGAGTTCGCTGATCCCCGGCAACGAGACCGCGGTGTTCGGTGTGGTCAACGGCCTCGCACGGCTCGGTGCGCACGTCGTGCACCAGGGCAACGCGAAGGTGCACGTGTCCGGGCACGCGTCGGCGGGCGAGCTGTTGTTCCTGTACAACGCCGTCCGGCCGTCCAATGTGATGCCGGTGCACGGCGAATGGCGGCACCTGCGGGCCAACGCCGCGCTCGCGATCGCCACGGGCGTCGCCGAGAGCCAGGTCGTGCTGGCCGAGGACGGTGTGGTGGTCGACCTGGTCGACGGCATCGCCCGGATCGTCGGCCGTGTCGAAGTCGGGCACGTCTACGTCGACGGACTGTCCGTCGGGGACGTCGGCGAGTCCACGTTGTCCGACCGGCTCATCCTGGGCGAGGGCGGGTTCATCTCGATCACGGTCGCGGTCGAGGCCAGCACCGGCCGGGCGGTGACGCCGCCGACCATCTCGGGACGCGGGTTCTCCGACGACCCGAAGGCGCTGGACGCGGTCGTCTCCTTGGTGGAGATGGAGTTGTCGCGCACGGAAGCCGAAGGCATCACGGACACGCACCGCATCGCGCAGATCGTCCGCCGCGTCGTCGGCCGCTGGGTCGCGGAGAAGTACCGCAGGCGCCCCATGATCGTGCCGACAGTCATCCCGGTGTGA
- the dapA gene encoding 4-hydroxy-tetrahydrodipicolinate synthase — protein MTRCPSAAPGRPFGRVLTAMVTPFDASGALDLAKAQELATHLVALGNDGLVLNGTTGEAPTTTDDEKVALVRAVVEAVGDRATLISGGSTYDTAHSVRIAKELEAAGAHGLLAVTPYYSRPSQAGLIAHFTAIADATDLPVMLYDIPPRAVTPIETATLFRLAEHPRIVAVKDAKGDLNAGCDVMANTGLAYYSGDDVLNLPWLSVGAVGFASVIGHVVADRLRLMLDAYESGDVAGALAHNRGLVAVNRAMSRTGPGLGLAFVKSALRLRGFDVGDPRLPITPATDEQTAAIAADLAVSGVSLGLPDAVRASSETVSR, from the coding sequence ATGACCAGATGTCCTTCCGCTGCTCCCGGCCGTCCGTTCGGCCGTGTTCTGACCGCGATGGTCACCCCGTTCGACGCGAGTGGCGCGCTTGATCTGGCGAAGGCCCAGGAGCTCGCCACGCACCTGGTGGCCCTCGGCAACGACGGCCTCGTGCTCAACGGCACCACCGGTGAGGCACCGACCACGACCGACGACGAGAAGGTCGCCCTGGTGCGTGCCGTCGTCGAGGCTGTCGGCGACCGCGCCACCCTCATCAGCGGCGGCAGCACGTACGACACGGCGCACAGCGTGCGGATCGCGAAGGAGCTCGAGGCCGCGGGTGCGCACGGCCTGCTCGCCGTCACCCCGTACTACTCGCGGCCGTCCCAGGCGGGCCTGATCGCGCACTTCACCGCGATCGCCGACGCCACGGACCTGCCGGTGATGCTCTACGACATCCCGCCGCGCGCGGTCACCCCGATCGAGACGGCCACGCTGTTCCGCCTGGCCGAGCACCCGCGGATCGTCGCGGTGAAGGACGCCAAGGGCGACCTGAACGCCGGGTGCGACGTGATGGCCAACACCGGCCTGGCCTACTACTCGGGCGACGACGTGCTGAACCTGCCGTGGCTGTCGGTCGGCGCCGTCGGTTTCGCCAGTGTGATCGGGCACGTCGTGGCCGACCGGCTGCGGCTGATGCTCGACGCGTACGAGTCCGGCGACGTCGCGGGCGCGCTGGCGCACAACCGCGGCCTGGTGGCCGTCAACCGCGCGATGAGCCGCACCGGCCCTGGTCTGGGCCTCGCGTTCGTCAAGTCCGCGCTGCGGCTGCGTGGCTTCGACGTGGGCGACCCGAGGCTGCCGATCACGCCGGCGACCGACGAGCAGACCGCCGCGATCGCCGCGGATCTGGCCGTCTCCGGCGTGTCGCTCGGACTGCCTGACGCTGTGCGCGCGTCATCTGAGACGGTTAGTAGGTGA
- a CDS encoding TIGR03085 family metal-binding protein, protein MGLASDERERLSILFEEVGPDAPTLCDGWQTRDLAAHLALRDRRPDAAGGIAVPALAARTQRVQDEFAAKPWDELVDLVRTGPPRWSPFSLGALNDLVNGAEYFIHHEDVRRAVPGWEPRPSDGARDEQLWRTLRYVARRSYRRSVVGVLLRRPDGETIVGKRGPKAVTISGEPGELLLHAFGRDECRVEFDGDEVAVTEIKGTKRSI, encoded by the coding sequence ATGGGTCTCGCGAGTGACGAACGTGAACGGCTGAGCATCCTGTTCGAAGAGGTCGGGCCGGACGCGCCGACCTTGTGCGACGGGTGGCAGACCAGGGATCTGGCCGCGCACCTGGCGCTGCGCGACCGGCGGCCGGACGCCGCCGGTGGCATCGCCGTGCCCGCGCTCGCCGCCCGCACCCAGCGCGTGCAGGACGAGTTCGCCGCGAAACCGTGGGACGAGCTGGTCGATCTGGTGCGCACGGGCCCGCCGCGCTGGTCGCCGTTCAGCCTCGGGGCGCTCAACGACCTGGTCAACGGTGCCGAGTACTTCATCCACCACGAGGACGTCCGCCGCGCCGTCCCCGGCTGGGAGCCGCGTCCCTCGGACGGGGCACGTGACGAGCAGCTCTGGCGGACGCTCCGGTACGTGGCGCGCCGCTCGTACCGCCGCAGTGTGGTCGGCGTGCTGCTGCGGCGGCCGGACGGCGAGACCATCGTGGGCAAGCGCGGACCGAAAGCGGTGACCATTTCGGGCGAGCCGGGCGAGTTGTTGCTGCACGCTTTCGGGCGGGACGAATGCCGCGTCGAATTCGACGGCGACGAGGTCGCCGTGACGGAGATCAAGGGCACGAAACGAAGCATTTAA
- a CDS encoding serine/threonine-protein kinase codes for MSQEYAQQQRVVNGRYHIVREIGRGGMGVVWLAEDRTLGRKVAIKELHLPDGIDPQERHIFEERVLREARTAGRLNDPAIVTVYDVVQEHGNTFIVMELIEAPTLTDIVRQQGALTEAYTAQVAVQLVSALETAHRAGIVHRDVKPSNVMIDANGRVKLTDFGIAQSTDDPRLTTSGTLIGSPTYMSPERLQGHEAVPASDLWSLGATLFFAVEGYGAYDRQTTAASIQAIMNEVAFLTRCRGPLASLIMGLLNSNPDGRPTAPQVRALLGQATQVAMNTGPTAPVWSPQAQPPSTRTQQPKGRRPLAIALVAVLAVVMLTAGWFGRGLFTSSAAAGDKGTLQPTLTYGVGGNIPVFEVYFNAGQTCLATPPADKVQYDEVLDCTKKDHAAEVFMEFKTGMKTADKEKGKPGTGYPADGALQRFAESSCAMFYASDEVVKGDKAMNVTAVIPSPDAWVAKSPQRSIYCIASPQDGGAMSGSIVPDENS; via the coding sequence GTGTCCCAGGAGTACGCACAGCAGCAACGTGTCGTCAACGGCCGCTACCACATCGTCCGGGAGATCGGCCGTGGCGGGATGGGCGTGGTCTGGCTGGCCGAGGACCGCACACTCGGCCGCAAGGTCGCGATCAAGGAACTGCACCTGCCCGACGGCATCGACCCGCAGGAACGCCACATCTTCGAGGAACGCGTGCTGCGCGAGGCGCGGACCGCGGGCAGGCTCAACGACCCGGCGATCGTCACCGTGTACGACGTCGTGCAGGAGCACGGCAACACGTTCATCGTGATGGAGCTGATCGAGGCGCCCACGCTGACCGACATCGTGCGCCAGCAGGGCGCGTTGACCGAGGCCTACACCGCGCAGGTCGCTGTGCAGCTGGTGTCCGCGTTGGAGACCGCGCACCGCGCCGGGATCGTGCACCGGGATGTCAAGCCCAGCAACGTGATGATCGACGCCAACGGCCGGGTGAAGCTGACCGACTTCGGCATCGCGCAGTCCACTGACGACCCGAGGCTGACCACCAGCGGCACGCTGATCGGCTCGCCGACGTACATGTCGCCCGAACGCCTGCAGGGCCACGAAGCCGTTCCCGCGTCGGACCTCTGGTCGCTGGGCGCCACGCTGTTCTTCGCGGTCGAGGGGTACGGCGCGTACGACCGGCAGACCACCGCCGCATCCATCCAGGCGATCATGAACGAGGTCGCGTTCCTGACCCGCTGCCGCGGCCCGCTGGCCTCGTTGATCATGGGCCTGCTCAACTCCAACCCGGACGGCAGGCCGACCGCGCCGCAGGTCCGCGCCCTGCTGGGACAGGCGACGCAGGTGGCGATGAACACCGGCCCGACCGCGCCCGTCTGGTCACCGCAGGCGCAGCCGCCGTCGACACGGACCCAGCAGCCCAAGGGACGCCGTCCGCTCGCGATCGCGCTGGTCGCGGTGCTCGCCGTGGTGATGCTGACCGCGGGCTGGTTCGGCCGTGGCCTGTTCACGTCGAGCGCGGCGGCCGGTGACAAGGGCACGCTCCAGCCGACGCTGACCTACGGCGTCGGCGGCAACATCCCGGTGTTCGAGGTGTACTTCAACGCCGGTCAGACCTGCCTGGCCACGCCGCCCGCCGACAAGGTGCAGTACGACGAGGTGCTCGACTGCACCAAGAAGGACCACGCCGCCGAGGTCTTCATGGAGTTCAAGACCGGGATGAAGACCGCGGACAAGGAGAAGGGGAAACCCGGTACGGGGTATCCGGCTGACGGCGCCTTGCAGCGTTTCGCCGAGAGCTCGTGCGCCATGTTCTACGCCTCCGACGAAGTGGTCAAAGGCGACAAGGCGATGAACGTGACAGCGGTCATCCCCTCGCCGGACGCGTGGGTGGCCAAGTCGCCGCAGCGCTCGATCTACTGCATCGCGTCGCCGCAGGACGGCGGGGCCATGTCCGGCTCGATCGTCCCGGATGAGAATTCTTGA